Sequence from the Bremerella volcania genome:
GCTCAATTCGTCTTCGTGAATCTCCGAAGCGGGTCGATCTTGATCGATACCCACCTTTACGCACAATTCACGAGCAACCGCAGGACCGACGCCGTACAAGTACGTCAGGCTGATCCAGGTCTTCTTATCGTTGGGAATGTCCACACCGAGCAAACGTGGCATGGTGATCTCCTAAGGCTGCCCTGTCGGGGCAAATGATTCCGAAAATGTTTTGTGCTATGGCTTTGCGAAGTGGTGCGATGTTTCGTTTTGCCCTCCCGGGCACCCTCAGATTTAGGGGAAACACCGTGGCAAGACGGAAAACTAGCCCTGTCGTTGCTTGTGACGGGCGTTTTCACAAATGACATAGACCCGGCCTCGACGGCGGACCACTTTGCATTTGTCGCAAATTCGCTTAACGCTGGCTCTTACCTTCATGACTCTCTACTTCCAAACCTTGGGCGTTGGGGAAGCGGGACAGTATACCCGACTTCCTTTTCCACTGGCAAGGGGCGCGACTATGAAAACTTCGGTTTTCGAAGGGTGAAATGGCACATTCCTATTGACCAGGGGAACTACCAACCCTTTCCCTCTGGGATTGGCACTTGCGGTGTAAGGTCATGCCCGGCTATTGAGCTTCACAGTTATAAATTACAGGCATTTGGCCAACCCACTTTCCCCATACTGCCCTGTCCATGATCAATTCCGCCATGAAATGAGCCACATTGATGCGACTGGTGGTTCCGGCGTTGAAAATGGGGTCCCTTGTCGGTGAGGGATGAAGCTCGTAGGGCGTGACCTCCGCTTGATCAACTAGGCTATCCGGCCTTACCACGACCCAACTAAGCGACGGACTATTTTTTCCGATTTCTTGGCGAAGCACGTCCGATGCTTGTTCGTTGTCGGCATGAGGTGGCACGGCAAAGCGTAATAGTCCCACAACGCATTGATTGGCAAACGTCGCCGGCTCGTCCAGGTCGCGATTCTGGTTGCCTGCGGTGTTCATCAGAACAAATCGGACGCGGTTTTCTGGCTTGGTCCGCTCGACTGCCTGGCAAAGTCGCCGGACGGTGTCGGTTACGAGCCTCCGTGGATGCCCGAAGATGCCTTGGAGCGTCAAGTTATGCCCCAGGCACGAGGCAACACTATCGCACCCCAAAACATGCTGCTGAAGCTCTTCGCTGGTGAGATCCGAGAGACTCGCTTCCGCGATCGTTATTCCAGGATGCCCCTTTACCGCTTCAGGTAAACGATCTCGTGATCGGACAATCACGCGTACATGCTGCCCACGGCTGAGCAACTGCTCGACCAAAAGCTTGCCGGTCGCCCCAGTCGCTCCTACCACGAGAACCGTCATCTGGCTGCCTTAATCCTCCCCCGTCAAAATTCGGACGCCTGAGGACGTCAGGGCAAGCGTATGCTCGAAGTGAGCCGTCAAGCTACGATCCTTGGTCGAAAGAGTCCAACCGTCCCCATGCAGATACAAATCCTCTCGTCCGACGGCCACCATGGGCTCGACAGCCAGGACCAAGCCAGGTCGAAGATCGAAGTCGCCTTTTTGCCGGAATTCGCGAGAATCGTAGTTTGGTACCTGGGGCTCTTCGTGCATCGTTGTGCCGATTCCATGTCCCACAAGTGTCGTAATTACCGAAAATCCGGCCGACTCGACCTCGTGTTGCATTTCCTTGGCCACCTGGCTCCAACGCTTTTTCACCGGTAGCAGTTCGATCGCGATCTGCAGAGCCCGCTCCGTCACCTCCATTAGCTTCTTGGCTTCGTCGCTGATCTCACCGACGGCATAGGTCCAGGCCGAATCACCGCACCAGCCTCCGATTTTGGCCCCTGTGTCGACGCTGACGATGTCTCCTTCCTTTAGGATCCGCTTGCCAGGGATTCCGTGAACCACCTCATCGTTGACCGAGATGCATGTGGCAGCAGGGAAGGGGACCTTGCCGGGAACTCCTTTGAACAGAGCGACAGCCCCTGCCTCGGCAAACAGGTCGTCGACGGCTTTGTCGAGTACGGCCGTGGTGATCCCAGGCTTGACCAGTTCGGCCACTTTTTGATGGGCTTGCCGAACGAGTTGTCCGGCAACATGCATTTTCTCGATCTCGCGTTTGGAGCGGAGCGTGATCATGCGTTCTTCTTTCGGTCCACTTCTTCCAGAACGGCTTTAATGCGGTCGAAGACTTCCTCGATTGTACCGATCCCATCGATGCGATAGAGCACCTTCTGTTCTTCGTAATACGCGATCAATGGAGAGGTCATATCGTCGTAAACCTTCATCCGATTACGAATCGTCTCTTCGTTATCGTCTCCGCGATCTTCCTTCTGAGCCCGGGCCATTAATCGGCTCAAGAGTTCATCTTGATCAACGGTAAGATTCAGAACGGCATCGACCGCTTCGTCATCGACAGCCAGGCCAAGATCAAGCGATGCGGCTTGTGGCAGGGTTCGTGGGAAGCCGTCCAGCAAATAGCCATTTCGACAATCAGGTTGTGTGAGGCGCTGGCGTACCAACTGGACGACGATTTCGTCCGCGGCAAGACGACCACCTTCCATTTGGGTGGCGACTTTCATGCCGAGTTCGGTCTTATTGCGGATCGCTTCCCGTAACATTTCCCCTGTTGAGATATGGGGAATGTTCAGGAATTCGACCAGCTTATGGGACTGAGTCCCTTTGCCGACACCAGGAGGTCCGAGAAAGATAATCCGCATGGCCAAACCGCAGCCTAGCTTGGGCGCGGATGACGTGGGACATCATCCACACCGAAGTCACAAAATCGAAGCCGCTTTCAAGTTGGGGTTGAGTGAAAGCGGGACGTGCCATCCTGGCGAGAAAGTGTTAGCCCTCGATGAGCCCCTTATAGTTACGCATCACCAAGTGACTATCGATCTTTTGCACCAGATCGAAGGCCACGCTCACGGCAATGAGCAAACCGGTACCACCGTAGAAGCTTGCTACCTGAGGCGAGACACCTAGTTCCGCGGAAACGAGCGTCGGAATGATGGCCACCAAGGCAAGGAAGCCTGCACCCACGTACGTGATGCGAACCATGACCTTTTCCAAGTATTCCTCCGTTCGTCGACCTGGGCGATAGCCGGGAATGAACGAACCAAAGTTCTTCAGGTTTTCCGAGACGTCTTTCGGGTTGAAGGTAATGGCCGTCCAGAAGTAGCAGAAGAAGTAGATCAAGGCGATATAACAAGCGATGTACAGAAAGCTTTGTCCACGGGCGAAAATATCGGCCAAGTTCGCCAGCGTTGCCGATTCGGTCCACCCGGCCAGAGCCTGGAAGATGAACTGCGGGAACAGCAGCAAGCTGCTGGCGAAAATGATCGGCATCACGCCGGCTTGGTTGATACGCAGTGGAAGGAATTGGCGGGTACCACCATAAACGCGGCGACCGCGAACGTGCTTGGCACTCTGCATCGGGATCTTGCGTTGACCCTGCATGATGAAGACCACGCCTGTGATCACCGCCACAAACAGGATCGCCAACACGACAATGGTTTCGATACCAAACTCCCCTCGCGTGAAGTTGGTCAACTCTGGCTTGGTGTTGTACAGCAGGTCGAGTAGTGCCCCTGGCATTGCCGCGAGAATACCAGCCATAATCAAAAGGCTGATCCCGTTACCAATGCCGAACTCGTCGATCTGCTCACCGAGCCACATCAAAAAGACGGTACCGCAGGTCATGATCGCCACGGCGACGATCGCCCAGCCCCAGTACAGGCTCTTATCGATATTCCCCGGTTCCGAGGATGTCCAGAAGGCCTGGTTGACGATGCTATCACCCCCTTCCCCCACAGCCGTCATCGACGCCAGGTAGAAGTAACTTTGGATGACACACAGCGCCACGGTCGCATACCGGGTGTATTCATTGATTTTCTTGCGTCCGGTTTCCCCTTCCTTCTGCAACTCTTCAAGCGGCTTCCAGACGGTGCCCAGGAGCTGGAAGATAATCGACGCCGAGATATAGGGCATGATGCCGAGGCCAAAGATCGTAATCTGGCTCAATGCACTCGCACTAAAAACGGAGACTTGTTGCAGCAGACCGGCAACGCCTTCGTTTCCTTGCGAGGCGAACATCTCTTGCAGCTTGAGTTGGTCGATCATCGGCAGTGGAATTTGCGAGCCGACACGAAAGACGGCCAATAAGCCGATCGTCAAAAGAATCTTCGTCCGTAGTTCGGGGATGGTGAAAAGGACGCGTACTTTTTCCAACATGACAATCTAACCCGATTTGGCTGGTTCTAATGAATGCCCCCAATGAGGCATAGCAATGAACGATGGTTTGCAGGGAGTGCGGATGAGTGAATTTACACCAAACCGCGTGTCTCAGACTAGACCACCCAAATGTGTCCTATCCGTAAATTCGAGCGTATTTCCGCATTCTTGCGGCTCGCCAATCACTGCTTGCGCAAAAAACATGCCCACGTAACAACGTGGGCATGTTTGGTGTTGTTTCTTAACTAGGCCTTAGCCCCTTTGGAGGCTTCCTTTTTTTCAGCCACCGTCGTGATGCGGACGACCGTGTTGCAGGTACCGCCAGCCTTTTCGATCTTTTCCTTCGCCGAGGCGCTGAAGCGGTGGGCTTCCACGGTCAGCTTCTTGGAAAGTTCACCGTCGCCGAGAATCTTAACTTCGTCGAAACGACGCTTGCAAAGACCCTTTTCACGGAGCGATTCCATCGTGACCGTATCGCCGTCGTTGAACAACTCGTTCAGGTCCTTGATGTTGACTGCAGCGACCGTCAAGGCCCAGCGGTTGTTGAAACCGCGCTTAGGGACGTGGCGAACGATCGGCGTTTGACCACCCTGGAAGGTCGGACGATTCGACCAACCAGCACGGCTGCGAGCCCCCTTGTGACCACGCTGCGATGTCTTGCCCCAACCACTACCGGTGCCACGACCGATGCGTTGGCGACGCTTATTCTTGTGAACGCCTTGGTTGATATCGTGCAAACTCATTAGACAGCAACTCCTCGCAGGCGTTGAATTTCTTCCTTGGTTCGCAGCTGTTCCAGGGCGTTCAAAGTGGCTTTCACCAGGACGACTGGATTGGTCGAACCAAAGCTCTTGGTCAAAACGTCGTGGATCCCTGCGGCTTCACAGACGGCACGAACCGAAGCACCAGCGATAATACCGGTACCAGGGTGAGCCGGAAGCATGACCACGCGGCCAGCACCAAAGGTACCGATCACCTTGTGTGGGATCGAGCCTTCCACGATCGGAACTTCGAGCATCTTGCGTTCGGCTTGCTTGACGGCCTTTTGGACGCTCGGCGGAACTTCGTTGGCTTTGCCATAGCCCCAGCCGACCTTGCTCTTGCCGTCACCAATGACGACCATCGCCGCGAAGCTGAAACGACGACCACCCTTGACCACGGCGGCACAACGCTTGATCTTCACGACCTTTTCGACGAATCCGCCTTTGCCAGAATCTTTCGCCACGGTATTGGCTCTCCCGTTTGGATGTTGCTGATCTCTGGACCAGCTTTTCCCAACGCTTTGAATGACTTAGTTATCTACTAGAAGTCCAATCCACCTTCGCGGGCGGCCGTTGCCAACGCGGCGACACGACCGTTGTAGCGAAAGTGACCACGATCGAAGCAAACCTGCTTCAGCCCGGCAGCCAGTGCCTTCTCGGCGATGGCCTTACCGATCTTCGCGGCGGCTTCACAGTTGCCAGCGGTACCATCCGCACGCAGATCTTTGTCGCGGGAAGAGGCCGACACCAAGGTGCGACCTGCTTCGTCATCGATGATCTGGCAGTAGATGTTGTTGTTACTACGGTAAATCGTCAGCCGAGGACGTTCGGCGTTGCCACGAGCCTTTCGACGGACGTGATTGCTCCGACGTTTCCGCTGCTTGGCAATGAATTTTTGCTTGTTCACGACTCAACTAGCCTCGTAGGTGCCGCGGTAACAGCCGCGACACGATGACTTCAATTAACTTGATTACCGATTACTTACCAGCGGCCTTACCAGGCTTCAGCTTAACGCGTTCGCCCTGGTAGCGAACACCCTTGCCCTTGTAAGGCTCAGGCTTACGGCTGGCACGCACTTCGGCGGCAAACTGACCGACGCGCTGCTTGTCGATACCCTTGACCAGGATGTGCGTTTGGTCGGGGCAGGTGACGGTGAGGTCCTTGGGAATCTTCTTGTGGATTTCGTTGGCGAAACCGACGCGAAGTTGGAGAACGTCACCGGCGATTGCAGCCAGGTAACCCACACCCACCACTTCCAGTCGCTTCTCGTAACCCTTTTCTACCCCTTCGACCATGTTGGCGATCAAAGCGCGAGTCAGACCGTGCATGGCCTTACCGGTCCGGGTATCTTCCTTACGTGATACGATGACTTCCTTTTCGCCTTCACCCAGTTCGACGGTGATGACAGGATTCGCCGTGTAAGAGAGCTTACCCAGTGGGCCTTCGATGTTTACGGTTTGACCGTCGATCGACACCTTGACCTTATCGGGCAAGGCGACGGGTTTTCTACCTAGTCGGGACATTTTCTTAACCTATCTTAGGCAATGGGTCTCTACGAAGGAGACTGTCCTGGTGGATGGGGTTTTACGCGTCTGGATTACCAGACTTCGCACAATACTTCGCCGCCAATCTTCTTCTGGCGAGCTTCACGATCACTGATCACACCGCTGGAGGTGCTGATCACGGTGATACCCATGCCGTTGAGAATCGGACGGAGCTCGGTCGACTTGGAATAAATACGACGACCAGGCTTACTGACGCGCTTGATATGCTGAATTACGCGTTCCCCGCTGGGGCCGTACTTCAGTTCCAAGCGAATCTGCTTCACCGGATGGTCCTCGGTTTCTACCCAGTCCCAGATGTAGCCTTCACGCTTCAGCACGTCGGCCAAACCGCGTTTGACCTTGGACGTGGGCATTTCAACGTGTGGGTGCTCGACGCGAACCGCATTGCGAATACGGGTCAACATGTCGGCGATAGGGTCGGTCATCATAATACTTCGGGTCCCCTTACCAACTCGCCTTGCGTAAACCTGGAATCAGCCCTCGATCCGCCAAGTTGCGAATACAAATACGGCAGACACCAAACTTTCGATACACGGCACGTGGACGGCCGCACATGGTGCAGCGACGTTCACGCCGAGACGAAAACTTCGGCTCGCGATTGGCCTTGGCGATTTTTGACTTGCTTGCCACGAGGATTTCCTACCTGGAAAACGAATCGACTGAGTAAACGTTCTGTATACGGTCCGGTCTAAGCACTACGACTTAGGCGGTCTTCTTCTTTTTGGGTTCTTCTCGCTGGAACGGCATGCCCAACAAAGCGAGCAGTTCGCGAGCTTCGTCATCGGTTGCCCCGGTGGTGACGAAGGTGATGTCCATCCCCTGCTGACGGGTGTACTTGTCCGGATTCAATTCCGGAAACACCATCTGCTCGGTGAGGCCCATCGTGTAATTGCCGTTGCCGTCGAAGCTCTTGGGGTTCACACCACGAAAGTCGCGAACCTGTGGAAGAGCCAACGAAACCAAGCGGTCCAGGAACTCGTACATGCGTTGACGGCGAAGGGTGACCTTCACGCCGATTGGCATACCTTCACGCAGCTTAAATGCCGCAACGCTCTTGCGAGCACGGCAGATCATTGGTCGCTGGCCGGTGAATTCGGTCATCGCTTCAGCAGCTTCGTCGACATGTTTCTTTTCGGTAACGGCCGTGCCGACACCCATATTGACGACGATCTTCCGCAGACGCGGCAGGTTCATCGGGTTCTTGCGCCCCAACTTTTCTGCCAGTGCGGGAAGCACTTCGTTTTCGTATTGTTCTTGAAGTCGTGGTTTGCTCATGGCTTATCTCGAACGATTACCGGCTCACGCCTTTTGATTTGGGTCTGCGCTGGGCAGTAGTTATTTGGCCGGACTCAGCTGGCCGATTTCGGCACTGCACGACTTGCAGTAGCGAACCTTGCTGCCGTCCTCTTTGATCTTGGCACCCGTCTTGGTGCGTTGTTTGCATTCAGTGCAAACCAGCATGACGTTGGAAATGTCGATGGGCATTTCCTTCGACAGCTTACCCCCCTTGGGGTTACGTTGGCTTGGCTTGACGTGCTTGTAAACCTTTGCCGCACCTTCCACGAGGATCTTGCCCTTTTCCGGGTAGACCTTCAGGACCTTGCCACGAAGTTCGCTAGCCGCATCGGCGCCGGTGATGATTTCGACGGTGTCGTCAACTTTGATATGCATTAAACCACCTCACTGGCCAAACTGACGATCTTCATGAACTTGCGATCACGCAGCTCACGAGCGACCGCACCGAAAATACGCGTGCCACGCGGATTATTGTCTTTGTCAATCAGCACGACCGCGTTGCGATCGAACCGGATGTAGCTTCCGTCCGGACGACGAGTCGGCTTCTTGCAGCGAACGATCACAGCTCGCACAACGGCCTTCTTCTTTACGTCCGCACCCGCCACAACTTCCTTCACCGAGCAGATAATCACGTCGCCCAGGCCAGCGGTTCGCTTACGCGTACCACCGAGAACCTTGATGCACATGACTTCCTTCGCTCCGGTGTTGTCGGCGACGGCCAGTCTTGTTTCTTGTTGAATCATCGCTTTTTAAATCCAACCCTATGCCGCAGCTCTTAGTGAAGCCTTGGCGGTGTACGGGAGCTTTAGCTATCTTCTTGTTCTTGCAGGTGAGCGGCTTGTTCACGAGCAGCCTTCAGAGCGGCCACGTCAACTTCCGTGCTCTTCTCCACGATCCGAACCAATTCCCAGCGCTTTGTCTTGCTGCGTGGGCGGCTCTCGATGATCTCGACACGATCGCCCAGACCCGACTCGTTGTTTTCGTCATGCACATGGCAAACCATGCGACGCGAGTAGTACTTGCCGTACAGCGGATGACGGATACGACGGGCGATTTCAACGCGTCGCGTCTTGTCTTGCTTGTCGCCCGTCACTCGACCGACCAATACTTTCTTGGGCATTGCCGAATCTCTCTTTAAACTTCGCTTGAATTAGGTACTGGCCGCGGCGGCTGCTCGCTCGGCTTGAATCGTTTTAATCCGAGCCACCAACTTGCGATTCTTCGCTAATTCGCTGGGGGCGTCCAAACGTTCGGTCTGGGACTGAACTCGCAAACGGAACAAAGTATCCATGGCGTTCTTCAGGTTCGCCTGAAGCTGATCGTCGCTCAGTTCTCGCAATTCGCTTGCTTTCATTGCCTTATCGCCTAATCACGTTTCGCTTGCGGTTTACTCGCCGCCGACCATCATGGGCCACGTCCCCCGCGGGACTAGGCCTCGGTTGTTTCCAGTTCCGGGCGACGACGCACGAAGCGGCATCGAACCGGCATCTTATGAGCCAAACGAGCGAAACAAATTTTCGCTTGTTGCTCGGTGACACCCTTCAGCTCGTACATTACCGTACCAGGCTTCACGGTGGCGACCCAACGGTCAGGCTCACCTTTACCCTTACCCATACGAGTCTCCAACGGACGAGCCGTTACGGACTTGTGGGGGAAGATCCGGATGTACAACTTACCGATACCACGGACGTACTGCTGAGCAGCGATACGACCCGCTTCGATCGTTTGAGCGGTAATGTGACCCGCTTGTGTGGATTGAAGTCCGTAATCACCAAGGACGACGGTATTGCCACGAGTGGCATTACCTTTTATACGTCTTCTTTGGCTTTTTCGGTGCTTCACTCGTCGAGGCATCATAGCCATCGGAGTCGTCCCCTTCGTAAAAACCGTTATTGATCCAGACCTGAACCCCGATATGTCCCTGCGGCGTACGAGCTTCGGTGAAGCCGTAATCGATCTTGGCCCGCAGGGTGCTCAACGGAATCGATCCTTCAATTTGCTTTTCGCGGCGAGCCATTTCCGCACCGCCAAGACGACCGGCCATTTGGATTTTGATGCCACGGGCACCGGCCTCCATAGTGCTTTCGATCGCACGCTTCATCGTGCGGCGGAAGCTGGCACGCTTGGCCAACTGGTCGGCGATGTCCTCGGCAACCAACTGGGCTCGCAGTTCCGGACGACCGACTTCTTCAATCTTCAGATTGATGCGACGGCCAACCAGGTTTTGCAATTCTTCCTGCAGCTTTTCGACTTCCTGACCCTTCTGACCGATGATCAGACCTGGTCGGGCAACGAACAGCGTCACGCGAACTTCGTCGCGGGTCCGTTCGATTTCGACTTTGTCGATGCCTGCATTACGATACTTTTGGCGAATACGCTGATCAGGGTGCTTCAGAATGAAGTCCCGGATCTTTTTGTCTTCCAGTAGCAGGCCTGGAAAATCACGCTTCGATGCAAACCACTTGCTCTTCCAGCCGACCATGACGCCGGTACGAAACGCAACTGGATTAACTTTTTGTCCCATGCTTGTCTCTCGACTCGAAGACGGGGCAACCAATGGGTTACCTTAGCCTTGGAGTTCCTCCAGGGTGACGTGAATGTGACAGGTCCGCTTCAAAATCGGGAACGCGCTTCCACGAGCTCGGGGGCGGAATCGCTTAATGATCGGGCCACCATCAACGCGAGCCTCGCGAACAAACAAAGCGTGCTGGTTCGCAGCGCGGCCCTCGTTCTGTTCCGAATCTTGCGAGTTGCCGATGGCACTCTTGATGACTTCTTCCAGCAGACGGGCACCACGCTGCGGTTGGTATCGCAGAATGTCGAGTGCCTCGTCGGCCAGCTTGCCACGCACCAAATCGGCTAGCGGGCGCACCTTTCGCGGGCTGATGCGTGCCAGTCGGTGGGTCGCTTTGAACATGGTTGATCAACTCCTCGAACCACGAGCGTCGGGCAGGGCCCTTCTTTGCCGTGGGCAGCCAAGCTGCGTTTGCCAATCGGTATGCGTTATTTCTTCTTCTTATCAGCGCCGTGACCACGGAAGGTTCGCGTCGGCGCGAATTCACCGAGCTTGTGCCCGATCATGTCTTCGGTGACATAAACCTTCAGGTGGGCCTTGCCGTTGTGAACCATGAACGTGTGACCGATGAACTCGGGAATGATCGTGCAAGATCGTGCCCAAGTCTTGATTGGGTCCTTGGTGCCAGCTTCTTCTTGCTTGGCAACCTTTTCATAAACGTTCGGGTCGACGTACGGCCCTTTTTTTAGGGATCGGCTCATCTTTGAAAACCTTTAGGGTCGCGGCTTGGCGGCCTAACTTTCCGTGTGCTGTGGGGGCTTTTACTTCAACAACTTCAGTAGACCGTAACGACGCGAACGGCGGCGGCGAACGATCGAGCGATTGGAAGCCTTCTTGCGGTGACGCGTTGCTCCACCCTTGGTTGGCTTACCTTGCGGCGTAACCGGATGGCGACCACCCTTAGTACGGCCTTCACCACCACCGTGCGGGTGATCGATCGGGTTCATCGCAGTACCACGAACGTGAGGACGGCGACCCAACCAACGCTTACGACCCGCCTTACCGAGCGAAACCTTTTCGTGATCTGGGTTGCTGACGCGACCAATGGTCGCACGACAACGGCTCGAAACACGACGAATTTCGCCACTTGGGAGCGAAAGCTGAGCCCAATCGGCTTCACAGGCCATCAACGTAGCCGAGCTACCAGCCGAGCGGCACATGGCACCACCACGACCAGGCGTCATCTCGACGTTATGAACGGTTGTCCCGGCAGGAATATTCTTCAGCGGCAGGCAGTTACCGACGGTCGGCGATGCTTCGCTACCGCTTTGAACCTTGTCGCCGGCCT
This genomic interval carries:
- the rpmJ gene encoding 50S ribosomal protein L36, yielding MKVRASVKRICDKCKVVRRRGRVYVICENARHKQRQG
- a CDS encoding NAD(P)-dependent oxidoreductase — encoded protein: MTVLVVGATGATGKLLVEQLLSRGQHVRVIVRSRDRLPEAVKGHPGITIAEASLSDLTSEELQQHVLGCDSVASCLGHNLTLQGIFGHPRRLVTDTVRRLCQAVERTKPENRVRFVLMNTAGNQNRDLDEPATFANQCVVGLLRFAVPPHADNEQASDVLRQEIGKNSPSLSWVVVRPDSLVDQAEVTPYELHPSPTRDPIFNAGTTSRINVAHFMAELIMDRAVWGKWVGQMPVIYNCEAQ
- the map gene encoding type I methionyl aminopeptidase → MITLRSKREIEKMHVAGQLVRQAHQKVAELVKPGITTAVLDKAVDDLFAEAGAVALFKGVPGKVPFPAATCISVNDEVVHGIPGKRILKEGDIVSVDTGAKIGGWCGDSAWTYAVGEISDEAKKLMEVTERALQIAIELLPVKKRWSQVAKEMQHEVESAGFSVITTLVGHGIGTTMHEEPQVPNYDSREFRQKGDFDLRPGLVLAVEPMVAVGREDLYLHGDGWTLSTKDRSLTAHFEHTLALTSSGVRILTGED
- a CDS encoding adenylate kinase; amino-acid sequence: MRIIFLGPPGVGKGTQSHKLVEFLNIPHISTGEMLREAIRNKTELGMKVATQMEGGRLAADEIVVQLVRQRLTQPDCRNGYLLDGFPRTLPQAASLDLGLAVDDEAVDAVLNLTVDQDELLSRLMARAQKEDRGDDNEETIRNRMKVYDDMTSPLIAYYEEQKVLYRIDGIGTIEEVFDRIKAVLEEVDRKKNA
- the secY gene encoding preprotein translocase subunit SecY, translated to MLEKVRVLFTIPELRTKILLTIGLLAVFRVGSQIPLPMIDQLKLQEMFASQGNEGVAGLLQQVSVFSASALSQITIFGLGIMPYISASIIFQLLGTVWKPLEELQKEGETGRKKINEYTRYATVALCVIQSYFYLASMTAVGEGGDSIVNQAFWTSSEPGNIDKSLYWGWAIVAVAIMTCGTVFLMWLGEQIDEFGIGNGISLLIMAGILAAMPGALLDLLYNTKPELTNFTRGEFGIETIVVLAILFVAVITGVVFIMQGQRKIPMQSAKHVRGRRVYGGTRQFLPLRINQAGVMPIIFASSLLLFPQFIFQALAGWTESATLANLADIFARGQSFLYIACYIALIYFFCYFWTAITFNPKDVSENLKNFGSFIPGYRPGRRTEEYLEKVMVRITYVGAGFLALVAIIPTLVSAELGVSPQVASFYGGTGLLIAVSVAFDLVQKIDSHLVMRNYKGLIEG
- the rplO gene encoding 50S ribosomal protein L15 — translated: MSLHDINQGVHKNKRRQRIGRGTGSGWGKTSQRGHKGARSRAGWSNRPTFQGGQTPIVRHVPKRGFNNRWALTVAAVNIKDLNELFNDGDTVTMESLREKGLCKRRFDEVKILGDGELSKKLTVEAHRFSASAKEKIEKAGGTCNTVVRITTVAEKKEASKGAKA
- the rpsE gene encoding 30S ribosomal protein S5; amino-acid sequence: MAKDSGKGGFVEKVVKIKRCAAVVKGGRRFSFAAMVVIGDGKSKVGWGYGKANEVPPSVQKAVKQAERKMLEVPIVEGSIPHKVIGTFGAGRVVMLPAHPGTGIIAGASVRAVCEAAGIHDVLTKSFGSTNPVVLVKATLNALEQLRTKEEIQRLRGVAV
- the rplR gene encoding 50S ribosomal protein L18, with translation MNKQKFIAKQRKRRSNHVRRKARGNAERPRLTIYRSNNNIYCQIIDDEAGRTLVSASSRDKDLRADGTAGNCEAAAKIGKAIAEKALAAGLKQVCFDRGHFRYNGRVAALATAAREGGLDF
- the rplF gene encoding 50S ribosomal protein L6; protein product: MSRLGRKPVALPDKVKVSIDGQTVNIEGPLGKLSYTANPVITVELGEGEKEVIVSRKEDTRTGKAMHGLTRALIANMVEGVEKGYEKRLEVVGVGYLAAIAGDVLQLRVGFANEIHKKIPKDLTVTCPDQTHILVKGIDKQRVGQFAAEVRASRKPEPYKGKGVRYQGERVKLKPGKAAGK
- the rpsH gene encoding 30S ribosomal protein S8, with the protein product MMTDPIADMLTRIRNAVRVEHPHVEMPTSKVKRGLADVLKREGYIWDWVETEDHPVKQIRLELKYGPSGERVIQHIKRVSKPGRRIYSKSTELRPILNGMGITVISTSSGVISDREARQKKIGGEVLCEVW
- a CDS encoding type Z 30S ribosomal protein S14, whose translation is MASKSKIAKANREPKFSSRRERRCTMCGRPRAVYRKFGVCRICIRNLADRGLIPGLRKASW
- the rplE gene encoding 50S ribosomal protein L5, translated to MSKPRLQEQYENEVLPALAEKLGRKNPMNLPRLRKIVVNMGVGTAVTEKKHVDEAAEAMTEFTGQRPMICRARKSVAAFKLREGMPIGVKVTLRRQRMYEFLDRLVSLALPQVRDFRGVNPKSFDGNGNYTMGLTEQMVFPELNPDKYTRQQGMDITFVTTGATDDEARELLALLGMPFQREEPKKKKTA
- the rplX gene encoding 50S ribosomal protein L24, with the translated sequence MHIKVDDTVEIITGADAASELRGKVLKVYPEKGKILVEGAAKVYKHVKPSQRNPKGGKLSKEMPIDISNVMLVCTECKQRTKTGAKIKEDGSKVRYCKSCSAEIGQLSPAK
- the rplN gene encoding 50S ribosomal protein L14, giving the protein MIQQETRLAVADNTGAKEVMCIKVLGGTRKRTAGLGDVIICSVKEVVAGADVKKKAVVRAVIVRCKKPTRRPDGSYIRFDRNAVVLIDKDNNPRGTRIFGAVARELRDRKFMKIVSLASEVV
- the rpsQ gene encoding 30S ribosomal protein S17 — protein: MPKKVLVGRVTGDKQDKTRRVEIARRIRHPLYGKYYSRRMVCHVHDENNESGLGDRVEIIESRPRSKTKRWELVRIVEKSTEVDVAALKAAREQAAHLQEQEDS
- the rpmC gene encoding 50S ribosomal protein L29, with product MKASELRELSDDQLQANLKNAMDTLFRLRVQSQTERLDAPSELAKNRKLVARIKTIQAERAAAAAST
- the rplP gene encoding 50S ribosomal protein L16, giving the protein MKHRKSQRRRIKGNATRGNTVVLGDYGLQSTQAGHITAQTIEAGRIAAQQYVRGIGKLYIRIFPHKSVTARPLETRMGKGKGEPDRWVATVKPGTVMYELKGVTEQQAKICFARLAHKMPVRCRFVRRRPELETTEA
- the rpsC gene encoding 30S ribosomal protein S3; translation: MGQKVNPVAFRTGVMVGWKSKWFASKRDFPGLLLEDKKIRDFILKHPDQRIRQKYRNAGIDKVEIERTRDEVRVTLFVARPGLIIGQKGQEVEKLQEELQNLVGRRINLKIEEVGRPELRAQLVAEDIADQLAKRASFRRTMKRAIESTMEAGARGIKIQMAGRLGGAEMARREKQIEGSIPLSTLRAKIDYGFTEARTPQGHIGVQVWINNGFYEGDDSDGYDASTSEAPKKPKKTYKR
- the rplV gene encoding 50S ribosomal protein L22, with the translated sequence MFKATHRLARISPRKVRPLADLVRGKLADEALDILRYQPQRGARLLEEVIKSAIGNSQDSEQNEGRAANQHALFVREARVDGGPIIKRFRPRARGSAFPILKRTCHIHVTLEELQG